Genomic DNA from Puntigrus tetrazona isolate hp1 chromosome 6, ASM1883169v1, whole genome shotgun sequence:
CATACCAGAGTGAATGCAATGGCCCCTATTGCTGCATAGAGCATGTGAAGCCATGGAATCTgaaatgaaaagtgaaaaaagttaGGTGAATGATCAGATGACGACTTGCGTGCAAATACAACATGCAAAGTCACGCTTACGTATTTGAATGACAGCACGATAGCCGTGATGATGCCGGTCACAAACACTACGATTCCCAGGACACAGAAAAAACCGGAACATTTAGTGAAATCCACCtataaaagaacagaaaagcCTTTTAACACCATGATGTAAAGTCAAGCTGACGATGTGCAAATTATATGTGTAGCCCACCTTAGTCTGGAAGCAGAACACCGTCACCGCAATGGACACAAGAGCAGTGATGCCCAGGGCCAGGAAAACCGCCTTAGTGCTGTAATAgctagaaacaaaaaaacaacatattcatCATTTTGGATTATTATAAAGCTGaactaccattcaaaaataattatatatatatatataaagtttttaattttaatataatatcatgGCAGATACACATCAATAGTACAAATCATTATATGGGGTGGGAACAAAACTACTCTATTACTACAAACTAAACAGACAAAGGTGTTGTCAAAAAGTAAACAGGGTTTATAAGACATTCATTAAAACACTGTCTCAACAATCCAGTATCCCACCCACTTTATCTCACCACTGACGCACATGTAGCGTGACATGTCTCACCTTGCTATATTCCCAGTCATGAACGATAAGGCCAGTgtctaaaataagaaaaataagcatgttatttaaaaatgttaacatccTTGATACTTTGCCTACAGCTTTACgtgtaaaaacaacattgcCCATTGCAGGTTTGGCCACACTCCCTCTGAATTCCTTCAGAATGACTCAGAATCTTCCAACTCACAAAAATGGCCAACAGGATCAGGTTCCATGGGAAACGCCTCCTAAAATGGAAGGCAAAGGACTGGGCTATAATCACTGGTTCACATTACAACagtggcttttatttttagattcaattattttttgtttgtaatgtctgGTATTACTAAACTACGATGTCACGTTACTAAACTACGATAAAATTGCCAactgttctgtttattattgcgtttattattcagtaaatgtgGCAATCGTCTCACCTGGGACCCTGACAGCAAACCAACACCATGTGTGTGACAAAATAGacagcactgaaaaaaatcatttcaacaTTCGCATTATTCCTCTTTACTACATTTGTATGCAATGTTGCAAATGTTCTATAattgaaaatgaacaaacatcTCCTCCTTACTATGAAACCCAGTATATGGCTGGATTTTTCCTCACAAAAACCCCAACAGGTTCCCTGTGTGAATAAACGCAAATGAAAGTTTAATGACAAAGTCTACCGGAACAAGCAGAGATAATATTTATCCTTTATTTTGTGTGAACACAAAGCAAAGAAAGTAACCACACCCCTCTAACAGACTCACACAAATGTGAAAATAGCCACGATGGTAGCCGTGACCAGAAGCTGGGCAGCGAGGATCAGATAAACCTGCAAGACAGACAGAACATTTTCCCAAACTTATCCTTTCAGGACCATGCTCATTACTCACGCACAAAATCCATAAATCGGAAATAATGACAATACTGTAAAACTCTTTTACTTTGAAGCAAGTTTATGCAGATGACAGAAGAGTAGCTCCTTACTTTTCGTATAAAACTGTGACGGACACTGATATCATCGAATCCTCCTGTTGTGGTAAATCCTTCATTATCACCTGTAACAAtcatatttttggtgaaaactACATCTCCTGAAGCGCTCTTTGCAGAAAGCAGAGTATGAATGTAGCACCAgtataaatgtagaaataaatcaTCATGCAACTGGGAGTTTCTTTAGCAGTGAGCACTTTAATGAATCTtagaacacaaaaacacatcagacACATATTAGCATTATACGTTTAAACCATGCGaaacaaaaagtcaaataatCACAATATCTCGTgtgagaatgatttttttttttttttaaataacactgaCTCACAGTTGAGCAAAATATCCAGCACGCCAAATTATTTTTACCcaataaagctttttattaaCCGTTAGAATACTTGTTTACCGTCCCACTGAAGAGCATGCCCGAGATAAAATATGACACTTgagaaaactaaataatgaagagaaatgaaatattacttaTAAATCAAATATGCTTTGCAACTGCAACAGTTGAGTTCATAAAATGTCTACTATTTCATACTTGGAATGCACCATCCagattttttttgggggggtgggGGGAATTTCCAGTGTAAACGCACTATTTATACAACAAAACATCACAGAATAGTGTACAAGCACGTTATTTGGGatgaaaaaaagtgaacaaattTGAAGCTTATTTTCTCAAAGTTCACAAAGCCTAAAGTGCTCCTTGCTGAAGAAACACCCAACTATATAAGGGATAATGTACAACCCAAATAAACCCCGGTCTCACCCTGAAAGACTTTTGTGATAACGGCAGTGTGGTGTACATTATTCCTCTACTTAGCAAATAAGTAAATGgacatttaaatatagttttactACATTACAAGAAAGAGACCACGGAATGATATAAGAGACATGAAAGTATCACAGATACATCTGCAGGTAATCAGTTGCCAGGAGCaacagtaaattatatataagtgTCTTTAGAATTAGAATGCTGCGGCGGACCAATCAGAAGAAATCATCTGAGAGACATCTAATGAAACACTACATCACTGGCCTATCAACGCTAATCAGGTTAGAGCCAGGCTATAGGGACCGCATTAAGAAAAACGCCGACCTCCGTTAAAATTCAATTCAGCATGCGATctgctaaaattacatttcctGAACAACGGATCATTTAAGCAATGAACCAGATCCTAAAGCTGATCTGGAGGCCATAATGCATTGTTCTCTATGGAACATAGACACTgggtaaaagtaaaaaagctgAAGGTTTACTAGAAATAATCTTACCTAAATTAGGAGGCATGACAGGGATGACGGGTAGAGCTGGTGGGGGGTATCCCGCAGGCTGTCCTCGGTATGGATCATTGGGCTGTGGGTACGGAGGCTGTCCCCCATACGCACTGAAGCCATACGGGGGGGCAGAAGGAGGGTAACCTCCACCGGGCTGAGGGTTATTGAGCGGCCGTGAATCATCGTAACCCGGAGGGAAATCTGATCTTGACATGCTGCTTTATCGCCTGTTGGATACATGAGATACCATAATGACAATATGTGCTACTAAAGTACAGACACGCTCCAAAACAATGTAGTTACTTTTTACTCTTTCTTTAAGAGCAAGCGCTGCCTGCGATTATCAAGATTTGTTTGGTTGATCTGCCTTTTCGAAATATTCTTCCCTCCAGcctcaaaatatattcaaataacaCCTTATACTTTAATCCATTCACCCCATTAACTGTCTATTATTGAACGCGATCTATAACTTTTTAAGATTGTACCTACCTTTAGTATTATAACTGTTCTAAGCAGGAAAACATCTTCATCATTCAGCTCTGAAAACATTTCACTTCCTGCTTCATGGGATGCATGCACACTAACAAAAGTAGTTCACTCTGTGGTCACTAATGGTTCCTTCTAGAAGGCAGTGGTCTCTTTTTTTTAGACGAAACGTAGaaatccatttaaatgttttaaaacactttaaatgtaatttggaATAGTAAGTCACTATAgaatgattatttaaatttttggagCACAAAATTATGCACgataacatacattttacagtttaaaatgtaaaggtaaaattgatgctttaaaaaaataaataaatcagaacaACCCGGACAAGGTAAGGAGTTAAAAATGagaataattctaataattacataagagtattataataatttacacgCAATTATTACGCATTAACTGTtgtgtgtaaataattataatacgATGCATACAGTTGTCATAAATGTCAGTGATGTTAAAGATATACAAAAACATCTGAAGTACAGAACTTTAAAAACAGTAGAAGtagtaaaaaaacacaagcagtTCTTATATACACTATAGGCCATGTGTGAATACTCTTGTAATATtcattgatattaaaaacagtaccataattgtttttgtaataccTGAAACATCAACCTAATTAAATTTATCAGCGATGTTACTGGTTCTACAAATTAGCTCATGAAGTGGGTAATAAAGCAgataacataattaatatagCACAGCCAGTGTGAGAAGTTCAGCACCGACAAGATtcattttttcaatatatacagAAACGTACAACGATCTTAATAGTTAAGGACAACATTTCTTCAAGAGCCCTAAACTTAGAACATCCTTCCTGCC
This window encodes:
- the tmbim1a gene encoding transmembrane BAX inhibitor motif containing 1a, with product MSRSDFPPGYDDSRPLNNPQPGGGYPPSAPPYGFSAYGGQPPYPQPNDPYRGQPAGYPPPALPVIPVMPPNLGDNEGFTTTGGFDDISVRHSFIRKVYLILAAQLLVTATIVAIFTFVEPVGVFVRKNPAIYWVSYAVYFVTHMVLVCCQGPRRRFPWNLILLAIFTLALSFMTGNIASYYSTKAVFLALGITALVSIAVTVFCFQTKVDFTKCSGFFCVLGIVVFVTGIITAIVLSFKYIPWLHMLYAAIGAIAFTLFLAYHTQLLIGNRKLSIEPEEYVFAALSLYVDIVQIFIFLLQIIGYAER